A part of Lutra lutra chromosome 2, mLutLut1.2, whole genome shotgun sequence genomic DNA contains:
- the HOPX gene encoding homeodomain-only protein, whose protein sequence is MSAETSSGPTEDQVEILEYNFNKVNKHPDPTTLCLIAAEAGLSEEETQKWFKQRLAQWRRSEGLPSECRSVTD, encoded by the exons ATGTCGGCGGAGACCTCGAGCGGCCCCACGGAGGACCAGGTGGAGATCCTGGAGTACAACTTCAACAAGGTTAACAAGCACCCGGACCCCACCACGCTGTGCCTCATCGCGGCCGAGGCCGGCCTTTCCGAGGAGGAGACCCAG AAATGGTTTAAGCAGCGTCTGGCTCAGTGGCGGCGATCGGAAGGCCTGCCCTCAGAGTGCAGATCCGTGACAGACTGA